Proteins encoded by one window of Puntigrus tetrazona isolate hp1 chromosome 25, ASM1883169v1, whole genome shotgun sequence:
- the LOC122330857 gene encoding histone H2B-like — MPEPAKSAPKKGSKKAVTKTAAGKGGKKRRKSRKESYAIYVYKVLKQVHPDTGISSKAMGIMNSFVNDIFERIAGEASRLAHYNKRSTITSREIQTAVRLLLPGELAKHAVSEGTKAVTKYTSSK; from the coding sequence ATGCCTGAACCAGCGAAGTCCGCTCCTAAGAAAGGCTCCAAGAAGGCCGTCACTAAGACCGCCGCCGGTAAAGGAGGAAAGAAGCGCAGAAAGAGCAGGAAGGAGAGCTATGCTATCTACGTGTACAAAGTACTGAAGCAGGTTCATCCCGACACCGGGATCTCTTCTAAGGCGATGGGGATCATGAACTCTTTCGTCAACGACATCTTCGAGCGCATCGCCGGTGAAGCGTCTCGTCTCGCTCACTACAACAAGCGCTCCACCATCACCTCGAGAGAGATCCAGACCGCCGTGCGTCTGCTGCTGCCCGGAGAACTGGCCAAACACGCCGTGTCTGAGGGAACCAAGGCCGTGACCAAGTACACCAGCTCCAAGTAG
- the LOC122330858 gene encoding histone H2B-like, with protein MPEPAKSAPKKGSKKAVTKTAAGKGGKKRRKSRKESYAIYVYKVLKQVHPDTGISSKAMGIMNSFVNDIFERIAGEASRLAHYNKRSTITSREIQTAVRLLLPGELAKHAVSEGTKAVTKYTSSK; from the coding sequence ATGCCTGAACCAGCGAAGTCCGCTCCTAAGAAAGGCTCCAAGAAGGCCGTCACTAAGACCGCCGCCGGTAAAGGAGGAAAGAAGCGTAGAAAGAGCAGGAAGGAGAGCTATGCTATCTACGTGTACAAAGTACTGAAGCAAGTTCATCCCGACACCGGGATCTCTTCTAAGGCGATGGGGATCATGAACTCTTTCGTCAACGACATCTTCGAGCGCATCGCCGGTGAAGCGTCTCGTCTCGCTCACTACAACAAGCGCTCCACCATCACCTCGAGAGAGATCCAGACCGCCGTGCGTCTGCTGCTGCCCGGAGAACTGGCCAAACACGCCGTGTCTGAGGGAACCAAGGCCGTCACCAAGTACACCAGCTCCAAGTAG
- the LOC122330834 gene encoding histone H3, with translation MARTKQTARKSTGGKAPRKQLATKAARKSAPATGGVKKPHRYRPGTVALREIRRYQKSTELLIRKLPFQRLVREIAQDFKTDLRFQSSAVMALQEASEAYLVGLFEDTNLCAIHAKRVTIMPKDIQLARRIRGERA, from the coding sequence ATGGCAAGAACCAAGCAGACCGCTCGTAAGTCCACCGGTGGTAAAGCCCCGAGGAAGCAGCTCGCCACCAAAGCCGCCCGTAAGAGCGCTCCGGCTACCGGCGGAGTCAAGAAGCCTCATCGTTACAGGCCCGGCACCGTGGCTCTGAGAGAGATCCGTCGCTATCAGAAGTCCACCGAGCTGCTGATCCGCAAGCTGCCCTTCCAGCGTCTGGTGCGAGAAATCGCTCAGGACTTCAAGACGGACCTGCGCTTCCAGAGCTCCGCTGTCATGGCCCTGCAGGAGGCCAGCGAGGCTTATTTGGTCGGTCTGTTTGAGGACACCAACCTGTGCGCCATCCACGCCAAGAGAGTCACCATCATGCCCAAAGACATCCAGCTGGCCCGCCGCATCCGTGGAGAGCGCGCTTAG
- the LOC122330808 gene encoding uncharacterized protein LOC122330808 isoform X2, with translation MGSCPNCKTKCAVQSRRVGTFVAFTQLCEKCQYRRRWQSQPIVGSTPVGNLLLSAATYFTGGSFIQLQKIFKAMNLQMMKYSAFRKHARNLIEPSIIHKWNRDQLHLITALQQQGKILVARTPGHFGSYTLMHVETNKILDLQLIQSNEVRGSRHKEKEGLKRCLDKLESNGLAVDYITTDRRPKIQKYLREHSITQFYDLWSFEKGSVELHKLGKVLYNKTVLKDVEKLSHRFQTSSLDAFHTLTLRFTSKNRAFTFIGMLCRLYLAATHYNENADRDQATRPGQVFPKTKKEECTAKPVRTDPTYNYVDDLIKLLVHEVFLDATLYTEELCAVPVPPPLSFTVPPGK, from the exons ATGGGGTCCTGCCCAAATTGCAAGACAAAATGCGCAGTCCAAAGCAGACGAGTGGGAACTTTTGTGGCATTCACTCAACTCTGCGAAAAGTGTCAGTACCGCAGACGGTGGCAGAGCCAGCCCATCGTAGGAAGTACACCAGTTGGGAACCTGCTACTGTCTGCCGCAACTTATTTTACCGGTGGATCCTTCATTCAACTGCAGAAg ATTTTCAAGGCCATGAACCTCCAGATGATGAAATACAGTGCTTTCAGGAAACATGCCAGGAATTTAATCGAGCCTAGCATCATACATAAGTGGAACAGAGATCAACTGCATCTTATTACAGCGTTGCAACAGCAGGGAAAGATACTGGTAGCTCGCACACCAG GACACTTCGGTAGCTACACACTGATGCATGTGGAAACCAACAAAATCCTGGATCTTCAACTAATTCAG AGCAACGAGGTGAGAGGCAGTCGTCACAAGGAAAAGGAGGGATTAAAGCGTTGTCTGGATAAACTGGAGTCAAATGGTCTGGCTGTGGACTACATAACCACAGATAGACGCCCAAAGATTCAAAAGTACCTGAGGGAACACAGCATCACTCAGTTCTATGATTTGTGGAGTTTTGAGAAAG GATCGGTGGAGCTCCACAAATTGGGAAAGGTGCTCTACAACAAAACGGTACTGAAGGACGTGGAAAAACTTAGCCACCGCTTCCAAACATCGTCACTGGATGCATTTCACACCCTTACTCTGCGTTTCACCTCAAAGAACAGGGCTTTCACTTTCATAGGGATGTTGTGCAG GTTGTATCTCGCAGCCACGCACTACAATGAAAATGCTGACCGCGACCAGGCAACAAGACCTGGACAggtttttccaaaaacaaaaaaggaagaaTGCACAGCGAAGCCAGTGAGAACGGACCCAACATACA ACTATGTTGATGACCTTATCAAGCTCCTGGTACACGAAGTCTTCCTGGACGCCACGCTATACACAGAAGAGCTTTGTGCAGTCCCCGTTCCACCACCTCTGTCTTTTACAGT CCCTCCAGGTAAATGA
- the LOC122330873 gene encoding histone H3-like, whose amino-acid sequence MARTKQTARKSTGGKAPRKQLATKAARKSAPATGGVKKPHRYRPGTVALREIRRYQKSTELLIRKLPFQRLVREIAQDFKTDLRFQSSAVMALQEASEAYLVGLFEDTNLLLRVDMSGRGKGGKGLGKGGAKRHRKVLRDNIQGITKPAIRRLARRGGVKRISGLIYEETRGVLKVFLENVIRDAVTYTEHAKRKTVTAMDVVYALKRQGRTLYGFGG is encoded by the exons ATGGCAAGAACCAAGCAGACGGCTCGTAAGTCCACCGGTGGTAAAGCCCCGAGGAAGCAGCTCGCCACCAAAGCCGCCCGTAAGAGCGCTCCGGCTACCGGCGGAGTCAAGAAGCCTCATCGTTACAGGCCCGGCACCGTGGCTCTGAGAGAGATCCGTCGCTATCAGAAGTCCACCGAGCTGCTGATCCGCAAGCTGCCCTTCCAGCGTCTGGTGCGAGAAATCGCTCAGGACTTCAAGACGGACCTGCGCTTCCAGAGCTCCGCTGTCATGGCCCTGCAGGAGGCCAGCGAGGCTTATTTGGTCGGTCTGTTTGAGGACACCAACCTGT TACTTCGTGTAGACATGTCTGGAAGAGGCAAAGGTGGTAAAGGTCTCGGAAAAGGAGGCGCTAAGCGTCACCGTAAAGTTCTTCGTGATAACATCCAGGGAATCACTAAACCCGCCATCCGTCGTCTCGCTCGCCGCGGCGGAGTCAAGCGTATCTCCGGTCTGATCTACGAGGAGACCCGCGGTGTGCTGAAGGTGTTTCTGGAGAACGTGATCCGTGATGCGGTGACCTACACCGAGCACGCCAAGAGAAAGACCGTCACCGCCATGGACGTCGTGTACGCTCTGAAACGACAGGGACGCACTCTGTACGGCTTCGGAGGTTAA
- the LOC122330808 gene encoding uncharacterized protein LOC122330808 isoform X1 — protein sequence MGSCPNCKTKCAVQSRRVGTFVAFTQLCEKCQYRRRWQSQPIVGSTPVGNLLLSAATYFTGGSFIQLQKIFKAMNLQMMKYSAFRKHARNLIEPSIIHKWNRDQLHLITALQQQGKILVARTPGHFGSYTLMHVETNKILDLQLIQSNEVRGSRHKEKEGLKRCLDKLESNGLAVDYITTDRRPKIQKYLREHSITQFYDLWSFEKGLSKKLDKLSQRKDCKVLKMWLAGIKNHMHRSATSSVSGPEKAAKWTSLLNHIQNVHVHENPLFPKCEHPGRVSRNAKKWFQPGSVELHKLGKVLYNKTVLKDVEKLSHRFQTSSLDAFHTLTLRFTSKNRAFTFIGMLCRLYLAATHYNENADRDQATRPGQVFPKTKKEECTAKPVRTDPTYNYVDDLIKLLVHEVFLDATLYTEELCAVPVPPPLSFTVPPGK from the exons ATGGGGTCCTGCCCAAATTGCAAGACAAAATGCGCAGTCCAAAGCAGACGAGTGGGAACTTTTGTGGCATTCACTCAACTCTGCGAAAAGTGTCAGTACCGCAGACGGTGGCAGAGCCAGCCCATCGTAGGAAGTACACCAGTTGGGAACCTGCTACTGTCTGCCGCAACTTATTTTACCGGTGGATCCTTCATTCAACTGCAGAAg ATTTTCAAGGCCATGAACCTCCAGATGATGAAATACAGTGCTTTCAGGAAACATGCCAGGAATTTAATCGAGCCTAGCATCATACATAAGTGGAACAGAGATCAACTGCATCTTATTACAGCGTTGCAACAGCAGGGAAAGATACTGGTAGCTCGCACACCAG GACACTTCGGTAGCTACACACTGATGCATGTGGAAACCAACAAAATCCTGGATCTTCAACTAATTCAG AGCAACGAGGTGAGAGGCAGTCGTCACAAGGAAAAGGAGGGATTAAAGCGTTGTCTGGATAAACTGGAGTCAAATGGTCTGGCTGTGGACTACATAACCACAGATAGACGCCCAAAGATTCAAAAGTACCTGAGGGAACACAGCATCACTCAGTTCTATGATTTGTGGAGTTTTGAGAAAG GGCTGTCAAAGAAACTAGATAAACTATCACAGAGAAAAGACTGCAAGGTGCTGAAGATGTGGTTGGCCGGCATTAAAAACCACATGCACCGGAGTGCGACTTCCTCCGTGTCTGGGCCAGAAAAGGCGGCGAAGTGGACCTCGCTGCTGAACCACATTCAAAACGTGCATGTTCACGAAAACCCCCTGTTCCCTAAATGTGAACACCCGGGCAGAGTTTCCAGGAACGCAAAGAAGTGGTTCCAACCAG GATCGGTGGAGCTCCACAAATTGGGAAAGGTGCTCTACAACAAAACGGTACTGAAGGACGTGGAAAAACTTAGCCACCGCTTCCAAACATCGTCACTGGATGCATTTCACACCCTTACTCTGCGTTTCACCTCAAAGAACAGGGCTTTCACTTTCATAGGGATGTTGTGCAG GTTGTATCTCGCAGCCACGCACTACAATGAAAATGCTGACCGCGACCAGGCAACAAGACCTGGACAggtttttccaaaaacaaaaaaggaagaaTGCACAGCGAAGCCAGTGAGAACGGACCCAACATACA ACTATGTTGATGACCTTATCAAGCTCCTGGTACACGAAGTCTTCCTGGACGCCACGCTATACACAGAAGAGCTTTGTGCAGTCCCCGTTCCACCACCTCTGTCTTTTACAGT CCCTCCAGGTAAATGA
- the LOC122330827 gene encoding histone H1-like, with protein MAETAPAAAAPPAKAPKKKPASKPKKAGPSVRDLIVKTVSASKERSGVSLAALKKALSAGGYDVEKNNSRVKLAVKSLVTNGTLVQTKGTGASGSFKLNKKQAETKKKPAKKTPAKAKKPAAKKPAVKKSPKKVKKPAAAAKKATKSPKKAKKPAAAKKAVKSPKKAKKPAAAKKAAKSPKKTKAAKPKTAKPKAAKPKKAAPKKK; from the coding sequence ATGGCTGAAACCGCTCCAGCTGCTGCCGCTCCGCCGGCTAAAGCTCCCAAAAAGAAACCGGCGTCTAAGCCCAAGAAAGCGGGCCCGAGCGTCAGAGACCTCATCGTCAAGACCGTGTCCGCCTCCAAGGAGAGGAGCGGCGTGTCCCTCGCCGCGCTGAAGAAGGCTCTTTCTGCGGGCGGCTACGACGTGGAGAAGAACAACTCCCGCGTCAAGCTCGCCGTCAAGAGTTTGGTGACCAACGGCACCCTGGTTCAGACCAAAGGTACCGGCGCCTCCGGCTCCTTCAAGCTCAACAAGAAGCAGGCCGAGACCAAGAAGAAGCCCGCCAAGAAAACTCCCGCGAAAGCAAAGAAGCCCGCGGCCAAGAAACCCGCCGTCAAGAAATCCCCCAAGAAGGTGAAGAAACCGGCCGCCGCTGCGAAGAAGGCGACAAAGAGCCCCAAAAAGGCGAAGAAGCCTGCAGCCGCCAAGAAAGCAGTTAAGAGCCCCAAGAAAGCGAAGAAGCCTGCAGCTGCTAAGAAAGCGGCCAAGAGCCCCAAGAAGACCAAGGCGGCCAAACCCAAGACTGCGAAGCCCAAAGCAGCCAAACCTAAAAAGGCAGCTCCCaagaagaaataa
- the LOC122330842 gene encoding histone H2A, producing MSGRGKTGGKARAKAKTRSSRAGLQFPVGRVHRLLRKGNYAERVGAGAPVYLAAVLEYLTAEILELAGNAARDNKKTRIIPRHLQLAVRNDEELNKLLGGVTIAQGGVLPNIQAVLLPKKTEKPAKTK from the coding sequence ATGAGCGGGAGAGGTAAAACCGGTGGCAAAGCCAGAGCAAAGGCTAAGACTCGCTCCTCTAGAGCAGGACTTCAGTTCCCGGTCGGTCGTGTTCACAGACTTCTCCGCAAAGGAAACTACGCCGAGCGCGTCGGTGCCGGTGCTCCGGTTTATCTGGCCGCTGTGCTCGAGTACCTGACCGCTGAGATCCTGGAGTTGGCCGGAAACGCCGCTCGGGACAACAAGAAGACCCGTATCATCCCCCGTCACCTGCAGCTGGCGGTGCGTAACGACGAGGAGCTGAACAAACTCCTGGGCGGAGTGACCATCGCTCAGGGCGGCGTGCTGCCCAACATCCAGGCCGTGCTGCTGCCCAAGAAGACCGAGAAACCCGCCAAGACTAAATAA
- the LOC122330849 gene encoding histone H2A, with protein MSGRGKTGGKARAKAKTRSSRAGLQFPVGRVHRLLRKGNYAERVGAGAPVYLAAVLEYLTAEILELAGNAARDNKKTRIIPRHLQLAVRNDEELNKLLGGVTIAQGGVLPNIQAVLLPKKTEKPAKTK; from the coding sequence ATGAGTGGAAGAGGTAAAACCGGTGGTAAGGCCAGAGCAAAGGCTAAGACTCGCTCCTCCAGAGCAGGGCTTCAGTTCCCGGTCGGTCGTGTTCACAGACTTCTCCGTAAAGGAAACTACGCCGAGCGCGTCGGTGCCGGTGCTCCGGTTTATCTGGCCGCTGTGCTCGAGTACCTGACCGCTGAGATCCTGGAGTTGGCCGGAAACGCCGCTCGGGACAACAAGAAGACCCGTATCATCCCCCGTCACCTGCAGCTGGCGGTGCGTAACGACGAGGAGCTGAACAAACTCCTGGGCGGAGTGACCATCGCTCAGGGCGGCGTGCTGCCCAACATCCAGGCCGTGCTGCTGCCCAAGAAGACCGAGAAACCCGCCAAGACCAAATAA
- the LOC122330865 gene encoding histone H2B-like — translation MPEPAKSAPKKGSKKAVTKTAAGKGGKKRRKSRKESYAIYVYKVLKQVHPDTGISSKAMGIMNSFVNDIFERIAGEASRLAHYNKRSTITSREIQTAVRLLLPGELAKHAVSEGTKAVTKYTSSK, via the coding sequence ATGCCTGAACCCGCAAAGTCCGCGCCTAAAAAAGGCTCCAAGAAGGCCGTCACTAAGACCGCCGCCGGTAAAGGAGGAAAGAAGCGCAGAAAGAGCAGGAAGGAGAGCTATGCTATCTACGTGTACAAAGTACTGAAGCAGGTTCATCCCGACACCGGGATCTCTTCCAAGGCGATGGGGATCATGAACTCTTTCGTCAACGACATCTTTGAGCGCATCGCCGGTGAAGCGTCTCGTCTCGCTCACTACAACAAGCGCTCCACCATCACCTCGAGAGAGATCCAGACCGCCGTGCGTCTGCTGCTGCCCGGAGAACTGGCCAAACACGCCGTGTCTGAGGGAACCAAGGCCGTCACCAAGTACACCAGCTCCAAGTAG
- the LOC122330825 gene encoding histone H1-like, whose product MAETAPAPAAAAPPAKAPKKKSAVKAKKTGPSVSELIVKAVSASKERSGVSLAALKKALSAGGYDVEKNNSRVKLAIKSLVTKGTLAQVKGTGASGSFKLNKKPAETKKKPVKKAAPKAKKPAAKKPAAAKKPKSAAAKKPAAKKSPKKAKKPAAAAAKKATKSPKKAKPAAPKKAAKSPKKTKPVKPKAAKPKAAKPKAAKPKKAAPKKK is encoded by the coding sequence ATGGCAGAAACCGCTCCAGCACCGGCAGCTGCCGCACCGCCGGCCAAGGCGCCCAAGAAGAAGTCCGCTGTTAAAGCCAAGAAAACAGGTCCAAGCGTCAGCGAGCTGATCGTCAAAGCCGTGTCCGCGTCCAAGGAGAGGAGCGGCGTGTCCCTCGCCGCGCTGAAGAAAGCTCTTTCTGCGGGCGGCTACGACGTGGAGAAGAACAACTCCCGCGTCAAGCTCGCCATCAAGAGCCTGGTGACTAAAGGCACTCTAGCGCAGGTCAAAGGGACCGGCGCCTCCGGCTCCTTCAAGCTCAACAAGAAGCCAGCCGAGACCAAGAAGAAGCCCGTCAAGAAAGCGGCTCCTAAAGCCAAGAAGCCCGCGGCCAAGAAACCCGCTGCTGCCAAGAAGCCCAAGAGCGCGGCGGCAAAGAAGCCCGCCGCTAAGAAATCACCCAAGAAGGCCAAGAAACCCGCCGCTGCAGCCGCTAAGAAGGCGACGAAGAGCCCCAAGAAGGCAAAGCCGGCAGCGCCCAAGAAAGCAGCCAAGAGCCCCAAAAAGACGAAGCCTGTCAAACCCAAGGCGGCAAAGCCTAAAGCAGCTAAGCCTAAAGCTGCTAAGCCTAAGAAGGCAGCCCCcaagaagaaataa
- the LOC122330824 gene encoding histone H1-like has translation MAETAPAPAAAAPPTKAPKKKSAVKAKKTGPSVSELIVKAVSASKERSGVSLAALKKALSAGGYDVEKNNSRVKLAIKSLVTKGTLAQVKGTGASGSFKLNKKPAETKKKPVKKAAPKAKKPAAKKPAAAKKPKSAAAKKPAAKKSPKKAKKPAAAAAKKATKSPKKAKKPAAPKKAAKSPKKTKLVKPKTAKPKAAKPKAAKPKKAAPKKK, from the coding sequence ATGGCAGAAACCGCTCCAGCACCGGCAGCTGCCGCCCCGCCAACCAAAGCGCCCAAGAAGAAGTCCGCTGTTAAAGCCAAGAAAACAGGTCCAAGCGTCAGCGAGCTGATCGTCAAAGCCGTGTCCGCGTCCAAGGAGAGGAGCGGCGTGTCCCTCGCCGCGCTGAAGAAGGCTCTTTCTGCGGGCGGCTACGACGTGGAGAAGAACAACTCCCGCGTCAAGCTCGCCATCAAGAGCCTGGTGACTAAAGGCACTCTAGCGCAGGTCAAAGGGACCGGCGCCTCCGGCTCCTTCAAGCTCAACAAGAAGCCAGCCGAGACAAAGAAGAAGCCCGTCAAGAAAGCGGCTCCTAAAGCCAAGAAGCCCGCGGCCAAGAAACCCGCTGCTGCCAAGAAGCCCAAGAGCGCAGCGGCAAAGAAGCCCGCCGCTAAGAAATCACCCAAGAAGGCCAAGAAACCCGCCGCTGCAGCCGCTAAGAAGGCGACGAAGAGCCCCAAGAAGGCAAAGAAGCCGGCAGCGCCCAAGAAAGCGGCCAAGAGCCCCAAAAAGACGAAGCTTGTCAAACCAAAGACGGCAAAGCCTAAAGCAGCTAAGCCTAAAGCTGCCAAGCCTAAGAAGGCAGCCCCcaagaagaaataa